The proteins below are encoded in one region of Flavobacterium nackdongense:
- a CDS encoding Fic family protein, with product MILFPTSIIAVNSDKINQIEDLSKAIYRLIIYSRDHFDDDLLDIYLDGFSNLRDLLSLKNAQMEAQNEEEAVEYLSNLKQSLEFVIQEILDNNDFEKEIQLFQLLRLISPETNKIHPNKYRQTTVQIGSHICPEPHLISGLVSQLFFNCSQIKSPIIKAIYLHHELIRIHPFVDGNGRVTRIAKNWILMYHMYPPIFINDATEKKEYIGTLSKSFTELDRNPTAWNEFTNLFFEQELNRLILNLTFLYDSINTIGKARRNSQTTPFDGH from the coding sequence ATGATTCTTTTTCCAACGAGTATTATAGCAGTAAATAGCGATAAGATAAATCAAATCGAAGATTTATCGAAAGCTATTTATCGTTTAATAATTTACAGTCGAGACCATTTTGATGACGATTTACTCGACATCTATTTGGATGGATTTTCAAATTTGAGAGACTTACTGTCCCTAAAGAATGCTCAAATGGAGGCGCAAAACGAAGAAGAAGCCGTTGAATATTTAAGCAATTTAAAACAATCATTAGAATTTGTAATTCAAGAGATTCTCGACAACAACGACTTCGAGAAGGAAATACAATTGTTTCAGCTTTTACGATTAATTTCGCCTGAAACTAACAAAATTCATCCCAATAAATACCGCCAAACGACCGTTCAAATTGGGAGTCATATCTGCCCTGAACCCCATTTGATTTCCGGTTTAGTTTCGCAATTATTTTTTAATTGCAGCCAAATCAAATCGCCGATTATCAAAGCCATCTACTTGCATCACGAACTAATTCGAATCCATCCCTTCGTGGACGGAAATGGTCGCGTAACTCGAATTGCAAAAAATTGGATATTGATGTATCATATGTATCCTCCTATTTTTATCAATGATGCTACCGAAAAAAAGGAGTACATCGGCACTTTGAGCAAAAGTTTTACCGAACTGGATAGAAATCCAACGGCTTGGAACGAATTTACCAACCTTTTTTTCGAACAAGAACTCAATAGATTGATACTCAACTTAACTTTTTTATACGACAGTATCAATACGATAGGCAAGGCAAGAAGAAATAG